The window GTGGGGAATCTCCACTCGCGAATGGCCCGCCCGGATGGCGTTCCGGACGCGGGTCAGCATGTCGGCGATCGGGTCGGTCATGCTCATGCGTTCAATCCTCTCAAAAGCTCGTATGCACGGCGGCGTGACTACCAGCTCGCCTTCACCACTCCCGGCACCATCCCCTGCAGCGCCAGCTTGCGGAAGCAGATGCGGCACAGGGAGAACTTCCTCAGATAGCCGCGGGGCCTGCCGCAGCTCTTGCACCGGTTGTAGCGGCGCACCTTGAATTTCGGCTTGCGGGACTGCTTGGCGCGAATCGCGGCGGTAGCCACGCGACGTCTCCTTCCCTAATCCTTGCGGAACGGCAATCCTAGCAGCGCGAGGAGATTCTTGGCCTCCTCGTCGGTCTTGGCGGTGGTGCCGACGGTGATGTTCATGCCGCGGACCCGGTCCACCTTCTGGTAGTTCACCTCGGGGAAGATCATCTGGTCCTTGATCCCCATCGTGTAGTTCCCGCGCCCGTCGAACGAGCGCGTCGGCAGGCCGCGGAAGTCGCGCACGCGCGGCAGTGCCACGGAGCAGAAGCGATCGAAGAACTCGTACATGCGCGGGCCGCGCAGCGTCACCCGGCAGCCCAGCGGCATGCCTTCGCGGATCTTGAAGTTGGCGATCGACTTCTTGGCGCGCGTGATGGCCGTCTTCTGTCCGGCGATCAGGGTAAGCTGCTCGGCGGCGTTGTCCAGGATCTTGATGTTGGTGATGGCGTCGCCGACCCCCATGTTGATGACGATGCTGGTCAGGCGAGGCACCGCCATCGGGTTCTTGTACCCGAAGCGCTCCATCATCTGCGGTACGATTTCCTTGTCGAACCGGGCCTTCAGTCTCGGCGCCGCTGCCGCCATGTCGCCGCCTCTCCTTCGCTCGCCTTGAAATTCCGGGTTACTTGTCCAGGATTCCCTTGCACTTCTTGCAGGAGCGCACCTTCTTGCCGTCCTCGAGGACCAGATGGCCCACACGCGTCGGCTCGCCGCACTCGCTGCAAATCACCTTGAGATTGCTCACGTGCACGGAGGACTCGCGCTCCACCAGCCCTCCCTTGATGTTCTTCGACGGGTTGGGACGCGTCGCCCGCTTCACGTAGGCGACCCCCTCGACGAGGGCCCGCTGCTTGTCCGGGATCACGCGCAGGACGCGGCCGGTCTTGCCGCGGTCCTTCCCGGAAAGCACCAGGACCTTGTCCTCCTTCTTCAGGAACAATCCGCGCACGACCGCCTCCTACAGGACTTCGGGGGCCAGGG is drawn from Candidatus Polarisedimenticolia bacterium and contains these coding sequences:
- a CDS encoding type Z 30S ribosomal protein S14; protein product: MATAAIRAKQSRKPKFKVRRYNRCKSCGRPRGYLRKFSLCRICFRKLALQGMVPGVVKASW
- the rplE gene encoding 50S ribosomal protein L5, with the protein product MAAAAPRLKARFDKEIVPQMMERFGYKNPMAVPRLTSIVINMGVGDAITNIKILDNAAEQLTLIAGQKTAITRAKKSIANFKIREGMPLGCRVTLRGPRMYEFFDRFCSVALPRVRDFRGLPTRSFDGRGNYTMGIKDQMIFPEVNYQKVDRVRGMNITVGTTAKTDEEAKNLLALLGLPFRKD
- the rplX gene encoding 50S ribosomal protein L24, whose protein sequence is MRGLFLKKEDKVLVLSGKDRGKTGRVLRVIPDKQRALVEGVAYVKRATRPNPSKNIKGGLVERESSVHVSNLKVICSECGEPTRVGHLVLEDGKKVRSCKKCKGILDK